From Trichoderma atroviride chromosome 1, complete sequence, one genomic window encodes:
- a CDS encoding uncharacterized protein (EggNog:ENOG41~TransMembrane:2 (o409-428i552-572o)), with protein MDVDHESGSEPVRYIRSRIANACDGCKTRKVKCDGKLPCGFCVARQRAHTCRYSPQKRRRQSQLQKLPKSPPLSVRELRDRAARGGSLRSPSPIETPGSMASRRVSSVNASSPAMRSERQQQSRLLSTASASALHQGQELSVAEDETEVQREARLLCDAHGKLTFIGDCAPLSFFQSVRRLVTNRIGQNAFAPQTSRFSVLENAPARQTKRSLRDSRVPHVRPADVTPAVATYLSTTASLVDLFDNSKLLDDLVIWANLAQKPDNVTTIIHFLVLAIGLQADSDALSQQYFEYARDLAYTDLSDSLGVETVQAFILVTVYMLCSCQINGAFLFFGIAARAAYSIGLHRTEVNARFGQEIHGQRDRLWKSLRVLDLFLSSSLGRPPSTSDVDCTVPYRAVDADGNEVFDLLNASVQILVILECIILEIYSRKKISMRLTEGISLQLREWSGRWLGSLKDMIAQPAGRNEAQVTGACQVLSSYYYAVMLVSRPFLMYELFQRLTDGSSAANSRPAALTSGRSRLADACIDAASLMVDPVLDLIERGILRGKAPLLISWLFAASLVLGVGLLGGFSRILEKYTRMSIQAMDHLAQNDAHARQYSLIAQSLLTTALEHLERQDLEDRLRRTENSSHLFGLVAPDARSPLNKSPAPMRDGIGLHAKTPDTAPDVNDGDGRASVLQSQSLAGMGEMDSIFLGLSEPMLHTPDTTYWDGIVGNDSDPNSALNLFPLLETGGGIDLAHWL; from the exons ATGGACGTCGACCATGAGTCCGGATCAGAGCCAGTTCGCTACATCCGCAGCCGCATCGCCAATGCATGCGATGGATGCAAGACGCGCAAGGTCAAGTGCGATGGGAAGCTGCCGTGCGGATTCTGCGTTGCGAGACAGAGAGCGCATACATGTCGCTATTCGCCGCAGAAGAGACGCAGACAGTCGCAGCTTcagaagctgccaaagtcgCCGCCTTTGTCGGTCCGAGAATTGCGGGATCGGGCGGCCAGGGGCGGCTCATTGCGGTCGCCGTCGCCGATAGAGACGCCGGGATCGATGGCTTCGAGGCGCGTGTCGTCGGTGAATGCTTCGTCTCCGGCAATGCGAAGtgagaggcagcagcagagccggcTGCTTTCGACGGCGTCGGCGTCTGCGCTGCATCAGGGCCAGGAGCTGTCGGTGGCGGAGGACGAGACTGAAGTCCAGCGGGAGGCGAGGCTGCTGTGTGATGCTCATGGGAAGTTGACGTTTATTGGAGACTGTGCGCCGCTGTCGTTTTTCCAGTCGGTGCGGCGGCTTGTGACGAACAGAATTGGCCAGAATGCCTTTGCGCCGCAGACGAGTCGGTTTTCGGTTCTGGAGAATGCGCCTGCGAGACAAACGAAGCGGTCGTTGCGAGATTCGAGAGTACCGCATGTTCGACCTGCTGATGTTACGCCTGCTGTGGCGACGTATttgtcgacgacggcgagtTTGGTGGATTTGTTTGACAACTCAAAGCTGCTGGATGACTTGGTTATATGGGCAAACCTGGCGCAGAAGCCGGATAATGTCACGACCATTATTCACTTTCTCGTGCTTGCTATTGGGTTGCAGGCGGACAGCGATGCGCTGTCGCAGCAGTATTTTGAGTATGCGCGTGATTTGGCATATACGGATCTGAGCGACAGTCTTGGCGTCGAGACGGTCCAGGCATTCATCTTGGTTACGGTGTACATGCTGTGCTCGTGTCAGATCAATGgggcctttctcttctttggcattGCTGCGAGGGCGGCGTACTCAATTGGTTTGCATCGGACGGAGGTGAATGCTCGGTTTGGACAGGAGATTCATGGTCAGCGAGATCGTCTCTGGAAGAGCCTGCGTGTGCTTGATCTCTTTCTTAGCAGCTCTTTGGGCAGGCCGCCTTCGACGTCGGATGTGGATTGCACTGTCCCGTACCGTGCGGTGGATGCGGATGGGAATGAAGTGTTTGACCTGCTCAATGCGTCTGTGCAGATTTTGGTTATACTGGAGTGTATCATTTTGGAGATTTACTCGCGCAAGAAGATTTCCATGCGGTTGACTGAGGGTATCTCCTTGCAGCTGCGCGAATGGTCGGGACGATGGCTCGGCTCATTGAAGGACATGATTGCGCAGCCGGCGGGCCGCAACGAGGCCCAGGTCACTGGAGCGTGTCAGGTGCTGTCGTCGTATTACTACGCGGTGATGCTTGTGTCGCGGCCGTTTCTGATGTATGAGCTGTTCCAGCGGCTTACGGACGGGTCGTCGGCGGCGAACAGCAGGCCGGCGGCGTTGACTTCGGGACGGTCGAGGCTGGCGGATGCTTGTATTGATGCTGCGAGCTTGATGGTGGATCCGGTCTTGGACTTGATAGAGAGGGGCATCCTGAGGGGGAAGGCTCCTTTGCTTAT ATCGTGGCTTTTTGCTGCGTCGCTTGTTCTCGGCGTCGGTCTCCTTGGCGGCTTCAGCCGCATCTTGGAAAAGTACACGCGCATGTCTATCCAAGCCATGGACCACCTTGCGCAAAACGACGCCCATGCGCGGCAGTACTCGCTCATTGCGCAGTCGCTGCTGACAACGGCGTTGGAGCACCTGGAGAGACAGGACCTTGAGGATCGCCTGCGCCGCACGGAAAACTCGAGTCACTTGTTCGGCTTGGTGGCGCCGGATGCGCGATCGCCGCTGAATAAATCTCCGGCGCCGATGAGGGATGGCATCGGCCTGCATGCCAAAACTCCAGATACAGCGCCTGATGTCAATGATGGTGACGGCCGCGCCTCGGtgctgcagagccagagTCTAGCGGGGATGGGAGAGATGgattccatcttcttggggCTGTCGGAGCCGATGCTGCATACGCCGGATACTACGTATTGGGATGGGATTGTGGGGAATGACAGTGACCCGAATTCGGCGTTGAATTTGTTTCCGTTGCTGGAGACGGGGGGAGGGATAGATTTGGCGCATTGGCTGTAG